Proteins encoded by one window of Bacteroidales bacterium:
- a CDS encoding NERD domain-containing protein — translation MSQIIGQIDSLSNLKQKLKENGIKYFNSLDDIVSFRNDFPNMINKNKEEIEKSILSEIEQLKQDIYNLNSEHKNKLLIREKVLLKEKNEIDPLINHYSQNPKKIIDRIYYFYKRYTLKNRRNILFNSFEIEKKRPYFYIEKRIASKKKELQYKEQNIISIVEKRSNKKSKKILHIKSILDEYNTLFLGAIGEQKAVDELRNLPGSYIVINDFVKDFDPPKFDKRSGQIIERIQADHIVVGPSGVFLIETKNWSKNSIENRELHSPVEQIERTNYALFSYLNNAINYGNNIFFKHNWGSCKISVRNIILMINSKPDQEFQFVKILSLNEICNYITYFKPIFSNKQVRKLVKLLQHN, via the coding sequence ATGTCCCAAATTATTGGTCAAATTGATTCTTTATCAAACTTAAAACAAAAATTGAAAGAGAATGGAATTAAGTATTTTAATTCATTAGATGACATTGTTTCATTTCGTAATGATTTCCCTAATATGATAAATAAAAATAAAGAGGAAATTGAAAAATCCATTTTATCAGAAATTGAACAATTAAAACAGGATATTTATAATTTAAATTCAGAGCATAAAAACAAACTTTTAATTCGTGAAAAAGTATTACTTAAGGAAAAGAATGAAATTGATCCATTGATAAATCATTATTCGCAAAATCCTAAAAAAATCATTGATAGAATTTATTATTTCTATAAGAGATATACACTAAAAAATAGAAGAAATATATTATTCAATTCTTTCGAAATTGAGAAAAAGCGTCCTTATTTTTATATTGAAAAGAGAATCGCTTCTAAAAAAAAAGAACTTCAATACAAAGAGCAAAATATCATTAGCATCGTAGAAAAGCGTAGTAATAAAAAATCAAAAAAAATCCTCCACATAAAATCAATCCTTGATGAGTATAACACTCTATTTCTGGGGGCAATAGGAGAGCAAAAGGCTGTCGATGAACTAAGAAATCTACCTGGTTCTTATATTGTAATTAATGATTTTGTAAAAGATTTTGATCCTCCAAAATTTGATAAAAGAAGTGGTCAAATTATTGAAAGAATTCAAGCAGATCATATTGTTGTAGGACCCTCAGGAGTTTTTCTTATTGAAACAAAGAATTGGAGTAAAAATTCTATTGAAAATCGTGAGTTACATTCTCCAGTTGAGCAGATTGAGAGAACAAATTATGCTTTGTTTAGTTATTTAAACAATGCTATAAATTATGGAAATAACATTTTTTTCAAACATAATTGGGGTTCATGTAAGATATCAGTACGAAATATTATTTTAATGATTAACTCAAAACCAGATCAAGAGTTCCAATTTGTTAAAATACTCTCATTAAATGAAATCTGCAACTACATTACTTATTTTAAACCGATATTTTCAAATAAGCAGGTTCGAAAATTAGTAAAATTATTGCAGCATAATTGA